The genomic interval CACCAAAACTGCCAATGCTGACACACCTCTCGCACACGATCAAAAAGCGATTTTAACCGTCGATGTTTGGGAGCATGCGTATTATCTGGATTATCAAAACAAACGTGCTGATTATTTGGATGTTTTCTTGAAAAGTCTTGTCAATTGGGATTTTGCTAACGCAAATTTAAAAGCATAAGACGTTTTTTTTCTGTTTACATGTAAAGTGTTTTGGCTTTACATGTAAACGCTTTTTTACACTTGTTCACTTCCACAATAAGGGCATTTTTTAGCCGCCACAGGGATAGCCATAGCGCACTCTGGACATGTTTTAGTGATGGTTTCAGGTGCTTTTTTCGGAGCGATTTTTGAATACCCTTTGATCATCATAAACATGACAAAGCCTAAGATGACAAACGAGGTGAAGTCATTGAAAAAGACACCCAGTTTAATGGCAGGAGCTCCCGCTTTTTCCAAATCCGCCAAAGAAGCATACACTTTGCCATCCAACGCAATGAAAAGCGATGAAAAATCCACATTGCCCAGCAGCAGACCAATGGGAGGCATAATCACGTTGGAGACAAGCGATTTGACAATGGTCGCAAATGCCGCACCAAAGATAAATCCAACCGCCATATCGACCACATTACCTTTGAGTAAAAAATCACGAAATTCTTTGAACATGGGACTCCTTTAAAATAGATGTTTGACGAAGTATTTGGGAGATTCAACAAAGCCGTGGCGTTCGTAAAAACGGTGCGCATCTTTGCGTCTTTCATGGCAATGCACTTCGATGCGATCACACCCTTTCTCTTTGGCAATTTGACTTGCCAACGCTTCTAGTTCCGCCCCAATCTTGAGTGAGCGTGCCTTTTCATCCACGACAAAATAACTGATGCGCAAGAAGGAGCCTAAAAGTGCGATTTGAGGAATGACATGTAAAGACAGAAGTGCAACAACCTTGCCCTCAGATTCGTAGCAAAACAACAGTGCATCGGGGTTTTTGAGAAGCTCTTGGATACGCACGTGCATAAAAGCGTGGGTGTCTGCGTATCCTAGTTGTGCAAGAAGTGAGACAATGGCTTGGGCATCATCCACCGTAGCTTCGCGTATCATTGTGACTCCTAAAGAAGATGTCCCATTTGCTCTTTTTTTGTTTTCAAATACCCTGCATTAAATTTATTGGAAGGGATAATGACAGGGATTCGCTCGACAATGTCAATGTTTTTCAAACTCTCAATTTTTTTAGGATTGTTGGTTAAAAGCTTAATTTTGGTGATCTTAAAATAGTCCAAAATAAACTCAACCATCTCATAGGTGCGCTCATCATCTAAGAAGCCGAGTTGGTGGTTTGCTTCGATGGTGTTAAACCCTTTATCTTGCAGCGCGTACGCATTGACTTTGTTTAGAAGCCCAATGTTTCTGCCTTCCTGACGTAAATAAATGACCATTCCACCATTTTTTTCGATCGTGCTCAGTGCAAATTCGAGCTGATCGCGGCAGTCACATTTGAGACTTCCTATGCTATCTCCGGTTAAACATTCACTGTGAACGCGCACCAACGGAATCTCTCCTAAAGGCTCTTTAAAAATGACTAAATGCTCTTTAATACCCTCTTTAAACGATTGGATTTTGAACGTCCCAAAACGTGATGGGAGGTTCGCAATCTCGGAAATTTCTATTTTCATTTTCTTTTATATCCAGTTATGCTAAAATCACTACTTTTTATAACGAGTGGGTAATTTTAACCAAGATAAGGCAAAAGAATGTTTAAAAGATTTAGAAGACTAAGGATGAACGCAACGCTTCGCTCTCTTGTTCGCGAAACAACACTGAGTATGGACGATTTTATTTATCCGTTATTTGCTAAAAGCGGCGAAGGGTTTAAAAAAGAGATCGGCTCGATGCCAGGTGTTTTTCAGATGAGCATTGATGAGATTATAAAAGAGTGTGGAAGCTTGCAAGACCTTGGCATTAACTCGATTATTTTATTTGGAATTCCCGAAGTGAAAGACAGTGTGGGAAGCGACGCGCTGTGTGAGCATGGCATCATCGCTAGTACGATCAAAGCGGTTAAAAAAGCCTACCCAAACATGTTTGTCGTGACCGATCTTTGCTTTTGTGAATTTACCGACCACGGACATTGCGGTATCTTAGACATCGAACATGAGAGCGTTGACAACGACGCAACACTCGAAATCTTAGCCAAACAAGCCCTCGTTCATGCGCACGCAGGTGCAGACATGATCGCTCCAAGTGGTATGATGGATGGTATGATCGAAGCGTTACGTGAAGCGCTGGATAGTGAAGGGTTTATCAACCTTCCGATCATGAGTTACTCGACTAAATTTGCCAGTGCATATTATGGACCATTCCGCGATGTAGCGGAGTCTGCTCCTTCTTTTGGTGATCGTAAAACCTACCAAATGGACCCTGCAAATAGAAGAGAAGCGATCGCCGAATCCGTGGAAGATGAGATGCAAGGGGCGGACATTTTGATGGTTAAACCAGCTCTTGCGTACCTAGACATCATCCGTGATGTACGCAATGCAACATCGACTCCCTTGTGTATTTACAACGTGAGTGGCGAGTACGCGATGCTTAAAGCAGCTGGGCGTGCAGGCGTGATTGATTATGAGCGTGTGATGATGGAGACGATGATCGCGTTTAAACGTGCTGGGGCTGATATGATCATCAGTTACCACGCGAAAGAAGTAGCTGAAGTTTTAAGGAGAAAATAGGATGAGACATTTTTTAACCCTCAAAGATTATAGTAAAGAAGAGATTTTAGAGATCATCGATTTGGCGATCAAGATCAAAAAACAGGCGAAAAAGGGGAAATTTAAACCCTACCTTGAAAATCAAACCTTAGGTATGATTTTTGAAAAAAGCAGCACCCGAACGCGTGTGAGTTTTGAAGTGGGCATCCATCAGCTTGGTGGAAAAGGATTGTTTCTCTCTTCTAACGACCTTCAGCTTGGACGTGGTGAGCCTATGAAAGACACGGCGCGTGTCATTAGCCGTATGGTTGACATGGTCATGATACGCACATTCGCGCAAAGCACTTTAGAAGAGTTTGCCGCTTATTCGCGTGTGCCTGTCATCAGCGGTTTGAGTGATTCGTACCACCCTGTTCAATTGATGGCAGATTATCTTACGATGGTCGAGTATAAAAAAGATCAAAACCCAATCGTAGCTTACGTGGGCGATGGCAATAATATGACCCATTCGTGGTTGATGATGGCTTCTAAACTGGGCTTTGAGCTTCGCGTCGCAACACCCAAAGGGTATGAAGTCGATGCGACCATTTTAGAAGAAGCACTTGCTTTTGCCAAAGAGAGTGGCGCGGTGATTAAAATTGGTAATGACCCTAAAGAGGCGATCGCAGGTGCTACCGTTGTGACCACAGACACATGGGTTTCAATGGGTCAAGAAGCGGAAAAAGCGAAGCGAATCGCTGATTTTCAAGGATTTATGGTCGATGATGCGATGATGGACTTGGCGCAAGACGATGCAATGTTTTTACACTGCTTACCAGCGTACCGCGACTATGAAGTGAGTGAAAGTGTCTTTGAAGCGCATGCCGATGAGATTTTTGATGAAGCAGAAAACAGACTGCATGCCCAAAAAGCCGTGATGGTATGGCTGGATAGGCATAGAAATAGCTAATGGAATTTAAGCAACGAAAAGAGTTCAGGATGATAGACAAAATTTCTAAGGGTTTGAGCCTCAGTAAACAAAAAGAACAGACGGTTTTAGAGATAACTCCCAGCGAGGAAGAGAGCACAAAACTTTTGCGCCTTAAACGCGGTTCATGGGAGAATGCGAAAGAGCCATGGTTGGTGTATGATGAGAAGCAAAAGCTTCATGCGCTGCTCTCCATTGATACGCTGAGCAAAATGATAGAGCATTTTAAAAAAGCGGAGCAAGAAGCCCTCTTTTTAAAACTTGAAAAGAGCATTTTGCAGCATTTGCCACTCGATTTTAACGATGTTCTTACGGTGGCAATGGAAGAGATGAACAAAAGTAAAAAGAAAGACATAGACTTTAATAAATTGATCAAAAAGATCAAAAAGGATCACCCAAATCTCTTTTTAGATATTAAAGATCTCTATTTGCCTGAAGGGGCGAGTATTATCAGCGCGACTACGCGCTAGGATGTAGCATGATTGATTTTGATAAATTTGCCAAGTACTCCAAAGCGGGTCCTAGGTACACGAGTTACCCAACAGCGCCCGAGTTTCATGAGAGCTTTACATGTAAAAGTTATGAGGACGTCTTGGCAACCCAAGATAAGAGTCGTAAACTCTCGCTTTATTTTCACCTTCCTTTTTGCCGAAGTGCCTGTTATTTTTGTGGCTGTAACGTTGTTTACACCAGCAAAGAGGATAAAAAAGAGCGCTACATTGACTATCTTGTGCGCGAACTTGAGCTTCTCTCTAAACACCTTGATACGTCGCGTGAAGTGATTCAGATGCACTTTGGTGGCGGTACACCAACCTTTTTCAGCACAGCACAGTTAGAGCGCATTATTGGCGCTATCAAAAGCCACTTCAAAAACTTTGCAAAAGATGCTGAAATCAGCTGTGAGATCGACCCGCGTTACTTAACCAAAGAGCAGTTAGATGTGCTTACATGTAACGGGTTTAACCGCGTGAGTTATGGCGTTCAAGACTTTAACGATGAGGTTCAAAAAGCGATCCACCGCATTCAACCGTACGATGTGACTGCCAATGTGGTAAAGATGGCAAAAAGCGCAGGTATTAAGTCGATCAATATGGATTTGATCTACGGTCTTCCGTATCAAACCTTTGAGACGTTTAAAGAGACATTACGTCTTGCCGTTTCGCTTGATCCAAGCCGTTTGGCGGTGTTTAACTACGCCCATGTGCCGTGGATGAAAAAAACAATGCGCAAGATCGATGAGACAACGCTTCCGCTCCCAAGTGTCAAGCTTGCCATTATGCGCTATACGATTGATTATTTAGAGTCCAATGGCTACAAAATGATCGGTATGGATCACTTTGCTAAGCCTGATGATGAGCTTTTCTTAGCGATTGAAAAAGGCGAATTGCACCGCAATTTCCAAGGATATACGACCAAAGGTGGCGCAGACTTGATCGGCATTGGTTTGACGAGCATCGGTGAAGGCTTGAGTCACTACGTGCAAAACTTCAAAGAGATGGATGCATACGAAAACGCCATCGATGCGGGTGTTTTGCCAGTACATCGTGGGCTAACACTTAATGATGACGACGTACTTAGAAAAGCGGTCATCATGGAGATGATGAGCAACTTTAAGCTCAATATCGCTGGCATTGAGCAAGCATTTGGCATTGACTTCTTTGACTATTTTGCCGATGCGATTAAAGCACTTGAGCCTTTTGAGCAAGAAGAATTAGTCGTTGTGGATAGAGTTGCTAAAAAGATTTTCGTCAATACCACAGGCACACTGCTCATTCGCAACATTGTGATGCCTTTTGATGCGTACCTCCAAAAAATCCCTGAAGATAAACGACGCTTCAGTAAAACGGTGTAAATGATGTTTAAATTTAACGTAACGAGCGATGCCTGTGTCAAGTGTGGCAAGTGTATACCTGTTTGTACGATTCACGAAGTTAACCGTGATGAAGTCACCAGTCCTAGAGGATTTTTAGACCTTCTTAGTGCGTACCAACGAGGCGAACTTGAACTCGACAAAAACGCTAAAAACATCTTCGAGAGCTGTTTTTTATGTACCAATTGCGTCGATGTCTGTCCGAACGATTTACCTGTGGATATGATTATTGAACAAGTACGCAATGACATTCGCAAAAAATTTGGCTTGGCTTGGTACAAAAAACTCGCCTTTTTCTTGCTTCGCAACCGTAACATCATGGACGTTCTCGCACGTTTTGGCTTTATGTTCCAAACCTGTGGTTTCAAAATGGTGGGAAAACAAAGCTCGATGTATCTGAGAAACTTCCCCATCATCAAGATGGACAGACTCTTTCCAAGTCTTGCCAAAAAGACCTTTTTGAACTCCCATCCCGATGTCATTCTTAACGGTGGCAAAGGCAAAGTGGGTATTTTTATCGGTTGTTTGGCGAACTACATGTACACCGACATCGGCAAGTCACTTTTGGAAATTCTCAAAGTGCTTGAGATCGACGCATACCTCATCAAACAACAAAAATGCTGTGGTGCGCCCCAATACTTTACGGGCGATTTTGACAGTGTGGATTTTCTCGCAAAATTTAACATCGAGTACATCGAAGGTTTCGTAAACGAACTCGATGCCATCATCATCCCCGAAGCGACCTGTAGTGCTATGATCAAAGAAGACTACGCGCACTTCTTTCACGATCAACCCGAATGGAAAGCAAGAGCCGAGGCGATCAAACCACACATCTTTATGGCAACCGAATACTTAGAGAAAAAGACCAACCTAGCGCAAATCCTAGCCACCAAAGCACGTCAAAGTGAAAGCATCACCTACCACGACCCTTGTCACGCACGCAAAATGCAAGGTGTGTGGAAAGAGCCACGAAACTTACTCTCACAAAATTATGTGATGAAAGAGATGAGTGACCCGAACCGCTGTTGTGGATTTGGTGGTGTAACGATGCAAACCGAAAAATACCGCTTCGCCAAAGCCGCAGGACTCCCAAAAGCGGCGATGATCAAAGAGACGGGCGCTGAGTACGTAAGTGCAGAATGCAGTGCCTGTCGTATGCAGCTTAGCGACGCCATGCACGGACAAAAAGTCGATGTTATCTTTAAAAACCCGATTGAATTAATTGCTAAAGCGCTTCGCGAGGGGTAATGATGTCGGATCAACTTCTTATCACGGCGGAGCGTATTGAAAAAAACATCTATACGGTGCGTGGTATTGAAGTGATGCTCGATAGCGATCTAGCAAACATCTATAATGTTGAAACTAAGCGTATTAATGAAGCAGTTAAAAGAAATCCTAAAAAATTCCCCGATGATTTGATGTTTCAACTGACTCAAGAAGAGTTTGACAATTTGCGGTCGCAAATTGCGACCACAAATTTTACTATGACACGAATACTGCCAAAAGTCTTTACGGAGCAAGGCATTTACATGCTAGCAACCGTTCTAAAAAGTGACAAAGCTACCGATGTGACACTCTCTATCATGCGAACATTTACAAAATTACGACGCTACGCCATGGAACACCAAAATTTAGCCATTCAGATTAAAGCGCTTAAAGATGAACTCAAAGAAGAGTTTACGCAAGAGATGATGAAAACAAAGTCTTGGACAAAAGATAGGTTAAGTGCCGTTGCCGATTCCATCATCATTTTAGAAGAATCTATTACCGAGTTACAAGATGTCTTTAGTGATTTTAAGTCGGCAAACGAAGTCGAAAAAATTGGATTTGAGAGGGATAAGTAAGTTTTCCATTTACTCTTTAAAATTTTGATTGAATTGATTACTAAGGTTCTTCGAAAAAGCTAAGTAAAATGTTTACATGTAATAGACTATTCTAAGAAAGGTATTTAAAAAATAATGGAAATTTTAGAGATACCGCCACTCCCCAAAGAAATAAAAAGAGCAGCTGAACTAGGCGAACTTGTTATTTTTATAGGTGCGGGAATGTCTTATGATTTAGGATGTTCTGATTGGAATGGATTAGCAAAAGAACTTATAAAAACTTGTGAAAATACTCTCAATGAAAATGAACCATTAATCAATAACTTTGAAGCAAATCAATTGCAAAATATGCTTCATAATGGCGTTGGAAATAAAAAAATTATAACCATCTGCAATAAGATTTTAAGAGATAACCAAAAAGAAGATATATTTTTAAAGCAGATGAAAAAATCTTTGAATGATGATGAGGATAAGGTCACAAAAGATAATCCCAAATTGAAAACATATAAAGATTTATTTCAGCTGGATGGTATCTTTGTCACTACAAATGCAGATAGACATATAGATCAAATTTTTGTTAGCGAACAAAATATTATCTATGATGGATTTACAACCAATACCCCACTTATAAATAAAAATCTTTATAAAATACATGGTAGCATCACAAAGCCTGCGAGCTTAATATTTACGGTTGAACAATATTTTAAACGATATAAAGATCAAGAGTTTTTAGGATTTTTAAAAAAACTTTTTGGCACAACAGTGCTCTTTGTTGGTTATGGATTGGGTGAATTTGAGCTATTAGAGTATATGTATAAGGGTATTGATTCAAAAGAAAATAAGTATTTTTATTTAGATGGTTATTATACGCATGAAGCGAAGATTTGCGATTTCGAACAAATGTATTTTGAACAAATGAAAATCAAGCTCATACCTTATTCTAAAGATAAAAAGGGATTTAAACAACTTCCAATTATTATCGAAAAATGGGTTGAAGAAATAAAAAGTACTTCAGGTGTTTTACAGAAAAACTTTGATGAAATTGATGAAGCATTAAGGAATCCATTTTGAATACTATCGTAAATACCATTCAAAAAATGAAACATAATAAAGAATACGAAAGTTATTTTTTTAGGAATGCACCAAAATATCAAAATTTGTATTTATGGCTTGAACCTCTTAAAAATGAGGGTTATTTTACTCCTAAAGAAGATTTAAATCTTGTTCTAGACTATTTAGAAGCGGTATCTTTGCAAAATAAAGATAAGCCAAAAAGTGAAGTTACAGAGACTTTACTAGATATTGTAAACCAAATTATAAACTATCGCAAAGAAGATGGGACAAGAATAGATAATTATATTACAGATTGGTTTATGGGTAAAATCATTTTTAATTTGCCAAAAGAACAAATTACTTTAGATCATATCAAGTTTATAAGCATATCTCTAAAAGAATCCCAATATCAAGGAGTTTTAAGTAGTGAAATTGAAACAATAGTTTTGCCAGTATTATTAGAAAATGAGATGAAAAGTCATTTACTAGAACTGCTTAAAATAATTTTTGATTACAAAATAGTAAACAAAGGCACTTCATATCACGAAAGAGAGCCTTTGATAGAAACTTATTGCCTAGAGAGTCTATTAAAAAAACATTCACAAGGGATGATAAAATTAATTGGCATTGATGGGTTAAAGCTAGTAATTGGGATTATAAAGCAAGTTGTTTTGGAAGATAAAAGTAGTTTTAATAATGTTTGGATTGCAACGATAGAAGATCATGCTCAAAATAGTTTTCCAGATAGATATGACAATCAATTAGTTTCATTTACGAGAGATTTGCTAGAAGATTTAAATGCGATAGAGATAAGAAGTTATATAGAGTCCTTCCTAAAAGATGAGTTTCCATTATTTAAAAGACTAGCTCTTCATACCATTAATCAAAAATATGATGAGTTAAAAGATATTTTTTGGGAATGGTTTAATGCAGGCATTACTGTAAATACAACTTTTAGGCACGAGCTTTATAAGTTTTTAGAAGATAGGAGCGATCAGTTTACTGATGAAGAATTTAGTGCAGTTATCAATTGGATAGAAAGCTTAAAATATCCAAAATATAATGTAGAAGAAACGCCAGAACAGCTAAATAAATACACAGCTTATAGAAAAAAAGAGTGGTTATTGTGTTTAAAACAACATAACAAAAAGGCACAAAAACTTTATGAAAAATATGATGCTATAAATCCATCTGAGATTGAACATGCAGGTTTTGATATGTGGAGTGATGGAGTACAATGGATTGGGAATAGAAGTCCAGTAAAGGATATTGATAACTTTTGCGCTAAATCGGTTGATAACATTGTTATGTATATTAAAACTTTTAATCCATCAGAAATAAAAAAAGAAAAGTTTACAAGTGATGGCGATTTAATTGAAGGTTTAGCTAATGATTTAGCAAGTTGCATCAAGAAAAATCCTCAGAAATTTAGTAATAAAATAGAAATTTTTCATGATCTGCACTTTATTTATAAATATCATTTGATTTATGGTTTTGTAAATGGCTGGAGAGATAAACAAAAATTTGATTGGGAAAAAGTATTTGATTTTATTTTAAAAGAGCTAAATGATGATTTCTTTCAATCAGAAGAACAATATGCTAAATGGCTGAGAGGTGAAATAGCCAATTTGATTGAATATGGTACACAAGAGGATAAAAATGCTTTTGGGAAAGAACATTTACCAAAAGCAAAAGAGATTTTATTTAGATTGTTACACAACAAAGAAGATGAAAAAGACGAACAAAATAATAATTTAGGCATTCATGTATTGAATTCTATCAATGGTAAAGCTCTTCATGCACTGATAAATTACGCTTTAAGATATGGTCGTTTAAATAGTACAAAGCAAATCAAATGGGAAGATGATATAAAAGCATTTTTTACTTACGAATTAACGCAAAACACTGTTTATTCAAAGTCTATATTTACAATTTTGGGACACTATTTACCAAATTTAAGTTTTTTGGATAAACAATGGATAGATGACAATTTTAATCGTATATTTCCTATTGAGAATGATGCACTATGGGAAATTTCAATCACTGGATATTTTGGATATGCAACAACTGTCTATACTGGTATTTATGAACAGTTTAAAAAACATAAACATATTGCTAAAGCATTAGAGTACGCATTCAAATCAAAAGAAGTCAAGAGAAAAGTTATTGAGCATATCTGCATAATGTTCACAAGCAAAAAAGATAATGAGACCATTTTTGATGTTATCAATGCAAAAAATAGAGATAATATTTTAGAAATCATTAGATTTATTTGGCAACTTTTTAGAGATAAAATAGACGAAAATGCATTAAGTCAAATTAATATTTTATGGGGTAAAATTTATCAAACCTTTAAAGATGATGATTCTAGTGAGGCACAAGCAATTTTTTCCACTCTATCAAAGTGGTTTGTTTATTTGGATGTTATTACTGATGCAATAATGCCTCAATTGAAACTTACAGCCAAATATACTGAAAAAAATCATAATGCATATTTTATAATAGAACAGTTAGCAAG from Sulfurospirillum multivorans DSM 12446 carries:
- the mscL gene encoding large conductance mechanosensitive channel protein MscL, encoding MFKEFRDFLLKGNVVDMAVGFIFGAAFATIVKSLVSNVIMPPIGLLLGNVDFSSLFIALDGKVYASLADLEKAGAPAIKLGVFFNDFTSFVILGFVMFMMIKGYSKIAPKKAPETITKTCPECAMAIPVAAKKCPYCGSEQV
- a CDS encoding GNAT family N-acetyltransferase, with translation MIREATVDDAQAIVSLLAQLGYADTHAFMHVRIQELLKNPDALLFCYESEGKVVALLSLHVIPQIALLGSFLRISYFVVDEKARSLKIGAELEALASQIAKEKGCDRIEVHCHERRKDAHRFYERHGFVESPKYFVKHLF
- the ribA gene encoding GTP cyclohydrolase II gives rise to the protein MKIEISEIANLPSRFGTFKIQSFKEGIKEHLVIFKEPLGEIPLVRVHSECLTGDSIGSLKCDCRDQLEFALSTIEKNGGMVIYLRQEGRNIGLLNKVNAYALQDKGFNTIEANHQLGFLDDERTYEMVEFILDYFKITKIKLLTNNPKKIESLKNIDIVERIPVIIPSNKFNAGYLKTKKEQMGHLL
- the hemB gene encoding porphobilinogen synthase, producing MFKRFRRLRMNATLRSLVRETTLSMDDFIYPLFAKSGEGFKKEIGSMPGVFQMSIDEIIKECGSLQDLGINSIILFGIPEVKDSVGSDALCEHGIIASTIKAVKKAYPNMFVVTDLCFCEFTDHGHCGILDIEHESVDNDATLEILAKQALVHAHAGADMIAPSGMMDGMIEALREALDSEGFINLPIMSYSTKFASAYYGPFRDVAESAPSFGDRKTYQMDPANRREAIAESVEDEMQGADILMVKPALAYLDIIRDVRNATSTPLCIYNVSGEYAMLKAAGRAGVIDYERVMMETMIAFKRAGADMIISYHAKEVAEVLRRK
- the argF gene encoding ornithine carbamoyltransferase gives rise to the protein MRHFLTLKDYSKEEILEIIDLAIKIKKQAKKGKFKPYLENQTLGMIFEKSSTRTRVSFEVGIHQLGGKGLFLSSNDLQLGRGEPMKDTARVISRMVDMVMIRTFAQSTLEEFAAYSRVPVISGLSDSYHPVQLMADYLTMVEYKKDQNPIVAYVGDGNNMTHSWLMMASKLGFELRVATPKGYEVDATILEEALAFAKESGAVIKIGNDPKEAIAGATVVTTDTWVSMGQEAEKAKRIADFQGFMVDDAMMDLAQDDAMFLHCLPAYRDYEVSESVFEAHADEIFDEAENRLHAQKAVMVWLDRHRNS
- a CDS encoding DUF2603 domain-containing protein; protein product: MIDKISKGLSLSKQKEQTVLEITPSEEESTKLLRLKRGSWENAKEPWLVYDEKQKLHALLSIDTLSKMIEHFKKAEQEALFLKLEKSILQHLPLDFNDVLTVAMEEMNKSKKKDIDFNKLIKKIKKDHPNLFLDIKDLYLPEGASIISATTR
- the hemN gene encoding oxygen-independent coproporphyrinogen III oxidase, producing MIDFDKFAKYSKAGPRYTSYPTAPEFHESFTCKSYEDVLATQDKSRKLSLYFHLPFCRSACYFCGCNVVYTSKEDKKERYIDYLVRELELLSKHLDTSREVIQMHFGGGTPTFFSTAQLERIIGAIKSHFKNFAKDAEISCEIDPRYLTKEQLDVLTCNGFNRVSYGVQDFNDEVQKAIHRIQPYDVTANVVKMAKSAGIKSINMDLIYGLPYQTFETFKETLRLAVSLDPSRLAVFNYAHVPWMKKTMRKIDETTLPLPSVKLAIMRYTIDYLESNGYKMIGMDHFAKPDDELFLAIEKGELHRNFQGYTTKGGADLIGIGLTSIGEGLSHYVQNFKEMDAYENAIDAGVLPVHRGLTLNDDDVLRKAVIMEMMSNFKLNIAGIEQAFGIDFFDYFADAIKALEPFEQEELVVVDRVAKKIFVNTTGTLLIRNIVMPFDAYLQKIPEDKRRFSKTV
- a CDS encoding (Fe-S)-binding protein gives rise to the protein MFKFNVTSDACVKCGKCIPVCTIHEVNRDEVTSPRGFLDLLSAYQRGELELDKNAKNIFESCFLCTNCVDVCPNDLPVDMIIEQVRNDIRKKFGLAWYKKLAFFLLRNRNIMDVLARFGFMFQTCGFKMVGKQSSMYLRNFPIIKMDRLFPSLAKKTFLNSHPDVILNGGKGKVGIFIGCLANYMYTDIGKSLLEILKVLEIDAYLIKQQKCCGAPQYFTGDFDSVDFLAKFNIEYIEGFVNELDAIIIPEATCSAMIKEDYAHFFHDQPEWKARAEAIKPHIFMATEYLEKKTNLAQILATKARQSESITYHDPCHARKMQGVWKEPRNLLSQNYVMKEMSDPNRCCGFGGVTMQTEKYRFAKAAGLPKAAMIKETGAEYVSAECSACRMQLSDAMHGQKVDVIFKNPIELIAKALREG
- a CDS encoding ORF6N domain-containing protein translates to MSDQLLITAERIEKNIYTVRGIEVMLDSDLANIYNVETKRINEAVKRNPKKFPDDLMFQLTQEEFDNLRSQIATTNFTMTRILPKVFTEQGIYMLATVLKSDKATDVTLSIMRTFTKLRRYAMEHQNLAIQIKALKDELKEEFTQEMMKTKSWTKDRLSAVADSIIILEESITELQDVFSDFKSANEVEKIGFERDK
- a CDS encoding SIR2 family protein, whose translation is MEILEIPPLPKEIKRAAELGELVIFIGAGMSYDLGCSDWNGLAKELIKTCENTLNENEPLINNFEANQLQNMLHNGVGNKKIITICNKILRDNQKEDIFLKQMKKSLNDDEDKVTKDNPKLKTYKDLFQLDGIFVTTNADRHIDQIFVSEQNIIYDGFTTNTPLINKNLYKIHGSITKPASLIFTVEQYFKRYKDQEFLGFLKKLFGTTVLFVGYGLGEFELLEYMYKGIDSKENKYFYLDGYYTHEAKICDFEQMYFEQMKIKLIPYSKDKKGFKQLPIIIEKWVEEIKSTSGVLQKNFDEIDEALRNPF